Within Candidatus Woesearchaeota archaeon, the genomic segment CGATCTTAAGTGCCAGAACTATGCCTAAAACATGGGAAGAAAAAATATTTTATTATGCTGACAGAAGAGTCAATCCTGAAGGGATAGTTTCAGCGAAAATCAGATTTGATTATTTAAGGCAGCAATACGGGGCGAAAGACAAAAAAATAATGAAAATGATAAATGAGGCTGAGCCTAAAGTGAAAAGGCTGGAAAAAGAGATATTCTCCAGAATGAGAATGAAGCCTGAAGAAATAAACAAGCTGACTGCAGCAGAGCAATATGGCAAAAGACTACTACAAAATACTTGGCGTTGATAAGAATGCCTCAACTGAAGAAGTAAGAAGGGCTTACAAGAATCTTGCTAAAAAATATCATCCAGATGTTAATAAAGAATCCAGCGCTACTGAAAAATTCAAGGAGATAAATGAGGCCGCTGCTGTTTTGGGCGACCAGAAGAAGAGGGAGCAGTACGACAAGTTTGGCACAGCAGAGGTCCCGCCAGGATTCACAGGGTTTGATTTTGGAGACCTTGGAATGGAAGTTGATTTCGGCGACATATTTGACGGCTTTTTTGGCGGCAGCGATATATTCGGAGGCAGCAGAAGAAGGCGGACAGAGCACGGATCAGATTTAAGGTTTGACATGGATATTGAGCTGGAAGATGCTGCTTTTGGCGCAGAGAAAACAATTTCTTTAAGAAAGCTGGATAAATGCTCTGAATGCAGCGGTACAGGAGCTGAAAATGGGACTGACTTTATCACATGCCCTGATTGCGCTGGAACTGGTTATGTAAAAAGAAGCCAGAGAACTCCATTTGGAATTTTTTCAACCACAACAGCATGCCCTAAGTGCGGCGGCAGCGGGGAGTATATCCGAGAAAAATGCTCTAATTGCAATGGAAAAGGCAGAGTAACTGTAAATAAAAAAATCGAGATCAAAATTCCTGCCGGTATTGAAGATGGAATGCAGCTTAGAGTTACAGGAGAAGGCGAAGCTGGCAGTAAAGGCGGAAGATCAGGAGACCTTTATGTTGTTATCCGTGTAAAGCCTCACAAGATATTTGAAAGAGATGGCAATGACATTAATGTTGAAGTTCCAATAAGCTTTTCAGCTGCTGCTGTTGGCGGCGAGATAGAAGTTCAAACCTTAAACGGCAAGAAAACCCTGAAGATCCCTGCCGGAACCCAGTCGAATACGATCTTTAGAATGAAGGGAGAAGGAATTCCTAATTTGAATGGCTTTGGGAAAGGATCCGAGAATGTTAAGGTTGTTGTAAAAGTTCCTGAAAAACTGACAAAAAAGCAGAAAGAGCTGATCGAGGAGTTTGAGAAAGAGGATAAGAAAGGGTTTCTCGGCAAGATGTTTTTATGGTGAAATATCTTTTATTTTTTTCTTTTGAACAATAAATTGCATCTTTTGCAGTAATAAAGAATCTTTTCATTGCCTTTAAGATCATTGCCGCATAACGGGCATCCTTTTTCTATCACTTCTGCCCGCTCTCTTTTTTCACGCATAAAACAGAGAAAACAGTTTGTTTTTAAATATATGTGAATTGGATAGTTGGTTAATGTGAGAAAGGAATTTCTTGTTTTGTGATTTTATTTTGACCATCACCGAAGCATAGTTTAGCGATTGCGTTCAAATCTGCATTTAATGGCACCAGATCAGGAATGTAAAGTGAGCCTGATGTAAGCTCAGCAATCATAATTGCTTCTTTCAGAGATAAATTTCTGGCCACATCTTCTTTCGCGCCATACAGTTCTCTGAAACCGCGATTATTCACTTTTGGTTCGATTTCATATAACGCAGTTTCTGAATTCGTTTTTTGTGAAGTTATTACTGTTTCTTTGCGTATTAATTTAACTCCGCAATTGTACGGCTCAATTTTATATTCCTCAACTAATCTCGAATCAATCGCTTTAAGTTCTTCTTTAGTTCGTCCAATTGTTTGCATTTTTACCTTATTGAATAAAAAGCGCTTATTGTATGTCAAAAACCACCCATCATAGATGGGTGGCATGATGGGCTGTAAGCCATTATAGCCATCCTATGCATATAATGGTTTTTGAGCATGCTCAGAATTTTCCGCATATAAAAGGTTGGCTTTCCGCCACCAGTCAAAGACTGGATGGAAAATTCCGACATTTTTATTTTGCATTTAACTCCATTTCTTTTCCAATGCAGGTAATTAACAGCCAGTCTAAGGGTTTTCTAAGCCATTTGCTGGCCAGGATTAAACTCCCGTCCTCGCATGGAACTTCTCCATTTTTAACATATGAATCATACTTATGTTGCAAATGCGGCGGAAAGTAAATTGCAAACGGATAATTCCCAAAAGACCGTGTATTTCTTTCATAAACTATAATTCCTTGATGTTTTTCATTTGCCAGTTTAATCACCTTAGTATAGCTGTGTAAATTCTGCCATTCTTTATAAACTTTTCTTTTGTAACTACTTCAAAGACATGATATTTTTTGCCAACAGGGTTTTGCACTTCACAACGTTTAAATACAGCCGGCGTGCATTAAAATTGATGATCTTCGTCTCAACAGCGTGCTTAAAAGGAATAAATGAGGGATTTGAAAAGGATTTATTAAGAGTTCTAGAGCTTTATAAAAACAGCAATATAAAAAACATAGAGCTTGGCAGCGTTCATTCTGAAATGGAGCCTGATTTTCTATTAAAATTTCTGTTAAAGTACAAGAAAGAAAATGATGCGAATTTCATAATCCACGGATTTTTTCCTCCGATAAAGGAAAGGATAATGATCAATATAGGCTCGCAAAACAAGAATATTCTTGAAAAATCCATGTTCATTGTTGAAAACGCAATAGAGCTCTGCAGAAAGCTCGATGCAAGGCTTTACAGCTTTCATTCTGCAGCGCTTGGCGATGTTGATGCTCACGGGATTTACATAACAAAAAAATATGGTGAAAAAGAGGTTTTGGAAACTTTTGAAGAAAATTTGACAAAGGTCTGCGAGCTTGCAGCCGGCTATGGAATAAAAATCGCAGTTGAAAACCACGGCGGGGAATGCGGAGATGACTTTTTTGCAAGAAAGGAATATTTTTTAAATTTATTTAAAAAATTAAAAATAAAAAACCTCGGAATCTTGATTGATGCCGGGCATTTAAGCGCTGCAGCAAGGAGATTCAGCTTTGAAAAGGGCGATTTCATAAAATCAATGCAGCAAAAGGCATTTGCAGTGCACTGCCATGAGAATGACGGGAGTTACGATCAGCACAAGAATGTGAATTTAAGCACATTGAAGGATTTCGATAAAGAAATCATTAAAAAAACTTTCATCATATTGGAAGCAAATAGCTTAAGCGCAGATGAAATCGCCAGTGGAATAAACATTTTACAAACCTTTAAAAACAAATAAAAATTTCAATGCCTGAGATGAAGCTAAAAACCTCAAAAACAGAAATTAATCACTTATGGAAAGCATGGCTTGCCATTTCAGTGGCATTCGCCATTGTCTTAGGCGGAGGGTTTTCAGTAAGCCTGTTCTCTTTTAAATTTCTGCTGAACATAATATTTGCGGCATTCACAGTAGGGATCGGATTTTTGCTGCATGAGCTGGCTCATAAGCTTACAGCGCAGCATTTTGGATATTGGTCTGAGTTCAGAGCTAACTTTCAAATGCTTTTTTTGATGATTGCAATGAGTTTTTTGGGATTTGTTTTTGCCGCTCCAGGCGCAACCATGATAGCAGGAAGAGTTGAAAAGAACAAGTACGGAATGATCTCAGCAGCAGGGCCTTTGGTCAACATAGTTCTTGCTTTGTTTTTCCTTGGCTTGAGTTTTACAAGCCCATATCCGCCCATTACCCTGTTTGCTTTGTACGGATTGCTGATCAACAGCTGGCTGGCATTGTTTAACATGATTCCTTTCGGGATTTTAGACGGAGCCAAGGTGATAAGGTGGAATGTGATCGCTTATTCTTTGATCGTAATTGCTTCGCTTGCATTGGTTGTGGTTGGGAATGCGCTTATTAAGAACGTCGCCATGCTGGGCTGAGAAATTTAATTTATTCTTTTCATACTAAATGAACTAAATCGTATATTTCTTGCCGAGTAAACAAGAACGTGCTTTTTTTCTTTTTTGGAGAAATTTTAAATCCTATATCGTTTTCTCGGGCAATATCACAAAGTCTTTGAGGAGTTATCTTTACTTCCGGCCTTATTAAGGATAATGATCTAAGTGCTTTCTCTGAATTAAATAGCGGTTTGCCCTTTCTGGTTCCTATATATTCCAGCCATGAATCAAACAGGATAAATTTAACTCCATTTTTAGCCCTATTCTTTTTTTGCTCATAACTGGCAAGGTAGCGTTCAGAAATTAAATGGTAGATGACATTTTTGTAGCTTATTCCCAGCCTGGCTAATACCTCACCTATGAGTAAAACCTCATTTTCTTTTCCATCCAAACCATATCCAGCGATATACCTTTTTCTCTCATATGAATAAAACCACAAGGCATGTTCAATTAAATCATTTGACACCTGATCATTCTTGGATAACCCAAGCATTACAGGCAATCTTTCAATCCCTACTTCCTCTCTTTGAAGCATATACATTTTTTTAATTAAAGAACCAAGTAATCTTCTGCCCTCAATTCCCTTTGCAAGATGTTCTGTATCTTCCACGCTGACGTAAAGATCTTTACCTCTTCTGTCATATTTGACTAAACCAGTGCCAGCATAGTTTCTTAAAACACATCTATTCAGACCAAAAAGCCTTGCAACATCCTTGCTCGGTTTGTAATCCATTTCATCATTCATGCAAATATGAAAAAACAACTCCTTTAAAAATCTTTCTATTTTTACTACTAAAGAGACGTTATAAACTTAACCATATACTGACCTTCTTTCCTATATCCCAATTTTCTGTAGTAATTTCTTACACCAATCCCGGAGATCACAACAATCTTGTTTTTGTAATATGTCTTTGCGATCTCTTCCGCCATTTTCAACAGCTCTTTTCCCAGGCCATGGTGCTGTATTGAGCCTTTTTTGCCGATTGCAGCTGCTTCGCCATAGACATGAAGCTCTCTTATTAAAGCAGAGTCCTCTGTTATCTCTTTTCTTAAGAATTGCGAAGGGAATCTTAAGCGGCAGAAGCCAAATAAAATTTTATTTTTAAAATCCTCGGCAGAAATGAAAAATTCCGATCCATGAGATGCTTCATAATAAGCTGATTTTATTTCAATGCTTTTCAGGATTTTCCTGATATTTTTGCTTTTTAAGTAATTTCCAGCTTCCCTGCACCTTATGCAATTGCACCTTATTTTTTTATTTTTCATTATCTTTTCAACATACTGCCTTAGGTTTGTTTTATCAACACCTGCTTCAGTGGCATAAGTCGGTATGTCTCTTTGGATCCTCATCACTCTTGCGTAAGTTGGAATGTTTTTCTTGAATTCCGCAATTAAATGAGCGGCTTTTTCAGTTGTCAGCGGCTTATACTTCCTTCTTCTATACAAATCATATAATTTAGTTCCTTTCAAGACCATGCAGGGATAGATCTTGAGCATATCAGGCCTGAGATCTTGATTTTCAAAAAGCTCTTTTAATGCCTCTAAATCTTTTTTATATGAAACTCCAGGCAAGCCGGGCATAATGTGATAATTTATCTTAAATCCGAGGTCTTTCAGAATCCTTGTTGATTCAATTGTGTCTTTGATTGTGTGGCCTCTTTCAACCTTTTTCAGAACATCATCATAAACTGTCTGAACACCAAGCTCAACCCTTGTTGCCCCTAATCTCAGCATCTCATTCCCCTGATTCAATTTTCCGTAATCCGGCCTTGTTTCCATTGTCAGGCCAACGCATTTGATATTTGAATTTTCATTTCTTGTTTGCTCTTTTTCAAGCAATATGCCTTTTATTTTGTTTTTCATAATCAATAATCTGTTCTGGATTCTTTTTGTTCTTTTTTTGTCTTTTACATCTGCCGGCAATTCAAAGAAATCCTTGAATTTCAGTATGCCAAATTCTTTATTCTTCTTAAAAAACAAATCTGAGAAATCATTCATTGCCTTAAATGCGTATTTGATGAAATTCTCCTGGTATTTTTTTGGAAAGCTTGGAAAAGTGCCGCCCATTATGATCAGCTCAATCTTTCCCGGGAAATGGCCGAGAACAATGTACTGCTCTAACCTATTGAACACCTGAAGATAAGGGTCGTATTTATTCCTTATTGCTCTCAATGTAGCTGGCTCTTTTCCTGTATAAGACTGCGGGACTGTGCCAAAATAGCTTTTTATGCCGCCGGGGCAGTATATGCATCTTCCATGCGGGCATTTAAATGGCTCAGTCATGATTGCGCACACTGCAACGCCGCTTATTGTTCGTGTTGGCTTTGTCTGGAGAAATTTTTTTATTTTTGGAAGATCCTCTTTGGAAGCGTTCATTAATATCTGTATGTCTGTCGGAATAACCTTCATCTGGTGTTTTTTTGAGAGCTTTATCTTTACATTATTCAGCCTGTTCTTGCTGATCTTTTGTTTTTTGATTGCTTCAATTATTTCTTTGAAAAAGCCTTCCATGGAAATAAAAAAGCTGTTTATCTTATAAAGTTATTGAAAACTTCATTTATTGCAGAAACAAAATAAAGTGAATAAGATGCGCATATCATCAAGACAAATGTCTTTATCCACATAAGACAGGTGTCTTGATAACAACGAGACAGATGAATTAAAGCCAATTGTCCCTAATTTTTGTTTTATAGAAAAATTTTAAATGTATCTCCAATACTCTTTACCATATTTTGCCTCGTACTTTTTTCTTAACTCCCAAGCCTTATATTTCTTAGTAATCCAAGGTATGGGTTCTATTCCAAATTTTGTCAGAACGTCGTTTAAGTCTTCTGAGCACTTCTTACCAAATTGGCTTATCTCAGCTAATGGCGACCTCCCGATTCCCTCCTCTCTGAATTTTTCTAATTCACGAAGTGTTTTTATATTATGAGGACCGTCTAGTAAGCAATAATAAGTTCTTGGCATTCTAAAACCATTCTTATCCCCTCCGCTTTTGTATCCCACATATTCAATAAAATCCTTGATAGATGCGTCTAAATTGATTTTCCCTTCTTTGTTTATTACCCTTTTTTCAAGTTCTTCTTTGGACATCCACATAGTCAACAAATGTTAATATTTGTCTCTTTAAAAGCCTTTCGATTTAGTAACTAAAAAGTAATAAAAAAGAAACTTTATTTATCTTTAGACTGTGTTAGACTGAATCTTAAATAGAAAATAAGAAGGCTCATAAATGATGAGAGAAAGAAATAAGTTAGAAGACGATTATTTCGTAGAAAGCTCATTTCTGATTCCTATCAAAACAATAATATCGCACACTTATATGCAGAAGCACATATGTTCGAAGAAGCAAGAATAATCTATGAAAAAACTGGAAATTTTAACATGGCAATGGAAATGGCAGAAAAGCTTGGTCTGAAAGACAAGGCAAACGCTTACCGAACAATTAAAGGCCTTTTACACCGCTGATCTTCATCTTCACAAACTTATGTATCTCGAGATAAAGCGCCCCGGCTC encodes:
- a CDS encoding sugar phosphate isomerase/epimerase, which codes for MIFVSTACLKGINEGFEKDLLRVLELYKNSNIKNIELGSVHSEMEPDFLLKFLLKYKKENDANFIIHGFFPPIKERIMINIGSQNKNILEKSMFIVENAIELCRKLDARLYSFHSAALGDVDAHGIYITKKYGEKEVLETFEENLTKVCELAAGYGIKIAVENHGGECGDDFFARKEYFLNLFKKLKIKNLGILIDAGHLSAAARRFSFEKGDFIKSMQQKAFAVHCHENDGSYDQHKNVNLSTLKDFDKEIIKKTFIILEANSLSADEIASGINILQTFKNK
- the dnaJ gene encoding molecular chaperone DnaJ, coding for MAKDYYKILGVDKNASTEEVRRAYKNLAKKYHPDVNKESSATEKFKEINEAAAVLGDQKKREQYDKFGTAEVPPGFTGFDFGDLGMEVDFGDIFDGFFGGSDIFGGSRRRRTEHGSDLRFDMDIELEDAAFGAEKTISLRKLDKCSECSGTGAENGTDFITCPDCAGTGYVKRSQRTPFGIFSTTTACPKCGGSGEYIREKCSNCNGKGRVTVNKKIEIKIPAGIEDGMQLRVTGEGEAGSKGGRSGDLYVVIRVKPHKIFERDGNDINVEVPISFSAAAVGGEIEVQTLNGKKTLKIPAGTQSNTIFRMKGEGIPNLNGFGKGSENVKVVVKVPEKLTKKQKELIEEFEKEDKKGFLGKMFLW
- a CDS encoding tRNA uridine(34) 5-carboxymethylaminomethyl modification radical SAM/GNAT enzyme Elp3; protein product: MEGFFKEIIEAIKKQKISKNRLNNVKIKLSKKHQMKVIPTDIQILMNASKEDLPKIKKFLQTKPTRTISGVAVCAIMTEPFKCPHGRCIYCPGGIKSYFGTVPQSYTGKEPATLRAIRNKYDPYLQVFNRLEQYIVLGHFPGKIELIIMGGTFPSFPKKYQENFIKYAFKAMNDFSDLFFKKNKEFGILKFKDFFELPADVKDKKRTKRIQNRLLIMKNKIKGILLEKEQTRNENSNIKCVGLTMETRPDYGKLNQGNEMLRLGATRVELGVQTVYDDVLKKVERGHTIKDTIESTRILKDLGFKINYHIMPGLPGVSYKKDLEALKELFENQDLRPDMLKIYPCMVLKGTKLYDLYRRRKYKPLTTEKAAHLIAEFKKNIPTYARVMRIQRDIPTYATEAGVDKTNLRQYVEKIMKNKKIRCNCIRCREAGNYLKSKNIRKILKSIEIKSAYYEASHGSEFFISAEDFKNKILFGFCRLRFPSQFLRKEITEDSALIRELHVYGEAAAIGKKGSIQHHGLGKELLKMAEEIAKTYYKNKIVVISGIGVRNYYRKLGYRKEGQYMVKFITSL